One part of the Gossypium raimondii isolate GPD5lz chromosome 1, ASM2569854v1, whole genome shotgun sequence genome encodes these proteins:
- the LOC105779397 gene encoding ABC transporter G family member 9, with protein sequence MAKELDVEAANKSEDNMKPTAIFKSTNESVVLKFVDVVYSIKFGKSGHYFQKKSGSGEKVILNGITGVVEPGEMLAMLGPSGSGKTTLLTALGGRLGGCLSGTVTYNGKPFSNSVKRNTGFVTQDDVLYPHLTVTETLVFTALLRLPNSFSKQEKIMHAEAVINELGLVDCKNSIIGDPFTRGVSGGERKRVSIGQEMLINPSLLFLDEPTSGLDSTTAQRLVSTLSEFAKGGRTIVLTIHQPSSRLFYMFDKVLLLSEGNPLYFGRGSATMDYFSSIGYAPSVAMNPSDFLLDLSNGITSSNESPKEQTLVKTTLVSAYKSNIGEKLREELKDNSKHHHDQMESKTFERWPTTWWQQFTVLLQRGLKERKHESFSVFNTVEVLVVAVLLGLLWWQSDVAHLQDQIGFLFFILGFWGLFPLYQAIFTFPQERLMLEKERSAGLYRLSSYFMSRIISDLPMELTLPIVFITISYWMAGLKPTAGSFLYTLFALILCVLGSQGIGLAIGALVMNTKSAATLGSIIMLTFLLASGYYIQQFPGFMSWIKYIALTHYAYKLLLGSQYQPHDTYPCNEPGKVCLVGDFQPIKTVGLDGQLISAVALILMVLIYRLVAYLALMRIGVTQKLAK encoded by the exons ATGGCGAAAGAGTTGGATGTTGAAGCTGCAAATAAGTCAGAAGATAACATGAAACCAACAGCTATCTTCAAGAGTACAAATGAATCTGTTGTTTTAAAG TTTGTTGATGTTGTTTATTCAATCAAGTTTGGGAAATCGggtcattattttcaaaagaaatcaGGTTCTGGAGAGAAAGTGATCTTAAATGGGATTACTGGGGTGGTTGAACCAGGAGAAATGTTAGCCATGCTTGGTCCATCTGGCAGTGGCAAAACAACACTATTGACTGCATTAGGGGGTCGCCTAGGTGGTTGCCTCAGTGGAACCGTAACTTACAATGGCAAGCCTTTCTCCAATTCAGTGAAACGAAACACAGGGTTTGTGACTCAAGATGATGTTCTATACCCTCACTTGACCGTCACCGAAACGCTCGTTTTTACCGCTCTGCTTCGATTGCCGAATAGTTTTAGTAAACAAGAGAAGATCATGCATGCTGAAGCTGTCATCAATGAACTTGGACTAGTTGACTGCAAGAATAGCATCATTGGGGACCCATTTACCAGAGGAGTTTCGGGTGGGGAGCGAAAAAGGGTTAGTATAGGTCAAGAAATGCTTATAAACCCAAGCTTGTTATTCTTAGACGAGCCTACATCGGGTCTGGATTCAACTACGGCGCAAAGGCTGGTGTCGACGTTGTCGGAGTTTGCTAAAGGTGGAAGAACAATTGTGCTGACAATACACCAGCCATCAAGTAGACTGTTTTACATGTTTGATAAGGTTTTACTGCTATCAGAGGGTAACCCTTTGTATTTTGGACGAGGATCGGCTACTATGGATTATTTTTCGAGTATCGGATATGCCCCATCAGTTGCCATGAACCCTTCAGATTTCCTATTGGACCTTTCAAATG GTATTACATCATCAAATGAGTCACCAAAGGAACAAACCCTGGTGAAGACAACACTAGTTTCAGCATACAAGAGCAACATTGGTGAGAAACTAAGGGAAGAGCTCAAGGATAACAGCAAGCACCATCATGATCAAATGGAAAGCAAGACATTTGAAAGGTGGCCTACAACATGGTGGCAACAGTTCACCGTATTGCTTCAAAGGGGACTTAAGGAAAGGAAACATGAATCATTCTCCGTATTCAACACTGTTGAGGTCCTTGTTGTAGCTGTCCTATTAGGACTATTATGGTGGCAATCTGATGTAGCTCACTTGCAGGACCAG ATTGGATTCCTCTTCTTTATTTTAGGATTCTGGGGTTTGTTCCCTCTATACCAAGCAATTTTCACCTTCCCTCAAGAACGTTTAATGCTCGAAAAAGAACGGTCTGCGGGCTTGTATAGGCTATCTTCATATTTCATGTCAAGAATCATATCTGATCTCCCCATGGAGCTTACACTTCCCATTGTTTTCATCACAATATCATATTGGATGGCAGGGCTTAAACCCACAGCAGGGAGTTTCCTATACACCCTATTTGCACTTATTTTATGTGTCTTAGGCTCTCAAGGCATAGGGTTAGCCATTGGTGCCTTAGTGATGAACACGAAATCGGCAGCCACTCTCGGTTCTATCATCATGCTCACGTTCTTACTCGCCAGCGGCTACTATATTCAACAATTTCCGGGTTTCATGTCATGGATCAAATACATTGCACTTACCCATTACGCATACAAACTCTTGTTGGGGTCTCAATACCAGCCACATGATACTTACCCTTGTAATGAACCTGGGAAGGTTTGCTTAGTAGGAGATTTCCAACCTATAAAAACTGTGGGGCTAGATGGTCAACTCATCTCAGCTGTTGCCCTGATTCTAATGGTTTTGATCTACAGACTAGTTGCTTATTTGGCCCTCATGAGAATTGGTGTGACCCAAAAATTGGCCAAGTAG